Part of the Micromonospora rhizosphaerae genome is shown below.
CCGCTCGCATGATGTCGACGCCCTTGAAGGTGTCCGGCCCGTTCTCCTCGAAGATGGGGGTGTTCTGGATCGCGTCCTCGTACGGCCCCGGCGTGCCGAAGCTGTCGCGGGGGCTGGCGTTCCACGGCGTCGGCGGGTACGGATGGTAGTTGGCGATCTTCCTGTCCCTGATCACGATGTGGTGCGACAGGGTGCCCCGCACCGCCTCGTGGAAGCCGCAGCCGATGGCCTCGTCCGGCACATCGAACTCGGCGAAGACCCGCATGTCGCCGCCGCGCATCCGCTCCATCGCCCGCTCCAGGAAGTACAGCGACATCGCCGCCGCGTACGCGATGAAGTAGGCCCGGGCGCGGTCCCGCTCCAGGGCGTTCGACCACCGCGGGATCTTCCATTCGAGGGTCGTCGCCGGCAGCCGATCGCTCTTCGGCAGGGAGATCAGCACGCTGTGCCCGGTCGACTTGACGTACGGCGTCTCCACCAGCTTGGCCAGGGCGGTGACGTAGAGCCGGGCGAAAGGGCCACCGCCGGTGTCCAGCGCGAGGTGCTCCCCGCTGGTCTTGTCGAACCAGCGCGGGCTCATCACCCAGCTGTACTTGTCGCCGAAGTCGCGCTTCTGCGGGTCCGGCAGCGTCGTCTGGTTCCAGGGGTGGCGGATGTCGACCGGGTTGCCGAGCGGGTCGTAGTTGACGAACGGCTCCTCCTCACCCACCCAGTCCTTGTAGTAGGAGCTGCCGAGCAGGATGCGGATGCCGAGGTTGATGTCGACGAGGTCCGTGGTGAGCAGCTTGCCGTCGACGACGATGCCGGGACTGACGTGCATCGCGCGTCCCCAGTTGGTCATGTGCTCGTAGCGGTAGTCCACCACATCGGGGTTCTGGAACGCGCCCCAGCAGCCGAGCAGGACCCGGCGGCGGCCGACCTCCTCGTAGCCGGGCAGGGCCTCGTACCAGAAGTTGAAGACGTCGTCGTTCATCGCGATGGCCTGCTTGACGAAGTCCAGGATGCGGATCAGCCGGCTGAGGTAGTCGGTGAAGAGCGTCGGCTCGGGCATGGTGCCGACCCCACCCGGGTACACCGTCGACGGGTGCACGTGCCGGCCCTCCATCATGCAGAACATCTCCCGGGTGATCCGGCTGACCTTCAGCGCCTCCCGGTAGACCGCGCCCTCGAACGGGTTGTAGGCCCGCATGATGTCGGCGATCGTCCGGTAGCCGTGAATGTCCCGACCGGGCGCCTCGGTGTTCTCGGCCCGGGCGAGGACGCTCGGGTTGGTCTGCTTGACCATCGCCTCACAGAAGTCGACGAAGACGAGATTGTCCTGGAAGAGCGTGTGGTCGAACATGTACTCCGCGGCCTCGCCGAGATTGATGATCCACTCGGCCAGCGGCGGCGTCTTGATGCCGTACGCCATGTTCTGCGCGTAGACGGAGCAGGTGGTGTGGTTGTCGCCGCAGATGCCGCAGATCCGGCTGGTGATGAAGCCGGCGTCGCGCGGATCCTTGCCCTTCATGAACACGGAGTAGCCGCGGAACAGCGACGACGTGGTGTGGCACTCGGCGACCACCCGGTTCGCGAAGTCGATCTTCGTGTAGACGCCGAGATTGCCGATGATCCGGGTGATCGGATCCCACGCCATCTCCACCAGCTCGCCGGGCTTCTTGCCGGCGGCCGGCTTCGCTTTTGTCGCTGTCACGGTCGGTTCCTCTCACGGGCTGCCTGTCGTCGGGGGTCCGCCGGGCCGTACGGGCGCCAGCGGGGGTTGTAGCCGCTGGTGAGCTCCGGGCCGTTGTGGTGCCACTTCGGTTCCCGGTTGGCGGTGGCGTTGGTGAGGCCGCGCAGGCGGCGGATGACCGCGCCGTACGGCTTGATGAGCAACGTGGACAGGCTGCCGCCGGGCGGCATGTCCATGAACGGCATGAACTTGTCGGGGAACCCCGGCATGGTGCAGCCGATGCAGATGCCGCCGACGTTGGGGCACCCGCCCACGCCGCCCATCCAGCCGCGCTTCGGGACGTTGCAGTTGATGACCGGTCCCCAGCAGCCGATCTTCACCTGGCACTTGGGCGAGTTGTAGTCCTTGGCGAAGTCGGCCTGCTCGTAGTAGGCGGCCCGGTCGCAGCCCTCGTGCACGGTCTTGCCGAACAGCCACTGCGGTCGCAGGAGATGGTCCAGCGGCGGTGGCGGCGCCGACCCGGCCGCGTGGTAGAGCACCCAGGTCAGGGTCTCCATGAAGTTCTCCGGCTGGATCGGGCAGCCGGGGACGTTGACGATCGGCAGTCCGCCCGTGGACCGGAAGTCCCAGCCGAGATAGTCGGCCAGGCCCATGCAGCCCGTCGGGTTGCCCGCCATGGCGTGGATGCCGCCGTACGTCGCGCAGGTGCCGGCGGCGACGACCGCCCAGGCCTTGGGCGCCAACCGGTCGATCCACCAGTTCAGGGTCAGCGGCTCGCCGGTGCGCTCGTCGTTGCCGAACGACGTCCAGTATCCGTCGCCGTTGATGTTCTCGTTCGGGATCGAGCCCTCGATGACGAGGATGAACGGCTCGGTCATCTCGCCACGGGCCGCCCTGCGGTACGGCGCCAGGAACTCCTCGCCACCGGCCGCGGGCGCCAGCACCTTGTTGTGCAGGTTGACCTTCGGCAGCCCGGGGACGAGTCCGAGCACGATGTCCTCGATCCCGGGCTGGCCGGAGGCGGTCATCGAGACGGAATCCCCGTCGCAGCTCATCCCCTCCGAGATCCAGAGGATGGTGACCTCGTCGAACCCGTGCTCCCGCGGCAGCACCGCGCGCGGCTCACGAACGCCCTGCGTCATGTGCGCGGCCTCCCTTCCATCCGGTCCCGGAGCCGGTCGTAGATGGCGGCCACCGGCGCCGCGAGGGCCAGCGCCGGAGGCTTGTCCGGCGCGTGCGGGTGCGGGCGCGTGGGAGCCCGCTGTTTGCCCTGATCGATCTCGTGCCCCAGTTCGCGTAGCGCCTGCTCGTCGGCCTGCTGGCGCAGGCAGGGCATGAGCTGGTCCTCGTCGTTCCGCACGTGCCGGGCGACGGCGGAAGCGAGCCGTTCCATCAGGTCGTTCTGCGCCGGATCGCCGGCTCCGCACCGGTCCAGGTCAAGCAGCAGCTCCTTGATGGGCGCATGCCCCGCGAGGTGCCCCTCGACCTGTCCGTCGTCCAACACCTTTGCCGCGAACGGGTAGAAGAGCAGCTCCTCGAGCGCGGCGTGCTTGGACAACTCGCGAACGAGGATCTCGACAACGGCGCGTCGCTGGGCGTCGGACGCCGCCGCGTGGTAGTCCCGGAAGAGCTGCTCGACCACGCGGTGGTCATGCTCCAGCAACTCGACGGCGTCCATCAGGCCGGCTCTCGTACGTCGACGTCCACGGTTATCGACTCCAGGACGACGTCTTCGCTGCCGGTGACGTCGATGTCGACGCTCCCGCACCGCGGGCAGGCCACCATCGCGAGGTGGTCGTCGACGGGCGCGCTGCGGCCGCAGTCGTGGCAGGCCACCGTCATCGGTTCGAGCACCAGATCGACGGCGGCGCCCGCGGCGACCGTGCCGGCCGCGGCCACCTGGATGCCCTGCGTGATGACGGTGGAGTCGACCGAGTGGCCACCGATCCGCACCCGTAATCCGGTGACCCGGCGACCGGCGGCCCTGCGCACCGCCGCCGCCACGATCGCCTCGGACAGACCTGTCTCATGCATGCGTGGTCACCTCCCTGTCAGCCGCCGTCTGCGGGCGTGTCTCCTGCCGCTCCCCCGCGGTGTCGAGCCGCGCGGCTTCCTCCCGTACGATCCCGGACACCATCCGGACCGCCTCGTCGATCGCGGCGGCGACGGGAGCCGACAGCCCCATGTGCTCCTCGGTGCTGGCGGGACGGCAGCCCACCACGAGGACGCGCCCGACCCGGCCGCCGAGGCCGCACAGCAGGCGTAGTACCGACTCCGGATCCATGCCGTGCGCGTCGGCGGCCGGTGCGTCCAGCACGTCAGCCGGCCGCAGCGTCCAGCCGGGGTCGTCGAGGTCCACCTGGAGCACGGCCAACGTCCCGGGCGGCTCGTCCAGCGGCAACGCGTCCACCATGACCAGCACGTCGTGGCGGCCGTCCAGCAGATCGTAGGCCAGATGCATCCCCCGGATGCCGTAATCGGACACATCCACCCGGGCCGGCAGGACGGCGTCCCGGAGGCGCCGGACGACCTCGACCCCGAAGGCGTCGTCGCCGAGGAAGATGTTGCCGATGCCGGCGACCAGGATCCGGCCGCTGCCGTCGCTCCTCACGGCGCCTCCACCTCTTCGGCCAACGGCTCGACCTCCTCCGGGCGGAAGTGACGCAGGCGTCCGTACCACTGGTGCAGGTCCGCGCCCGGGTCGTCGTCCACCGTCACGGCCAGGAACCGCGATCCGTCGACGTCGAGCAGCACCTGCTCCACCCGGCCGGTACGGCCCTCCAGAAACATGTCGTGCGCGTCGGTGCCCCGCCGACGCGGTCGTAACCGGACCCGGCTACCCCGCGACAGCAGGGTGCCCGCGACGAGGACGCTCTCCATTTCCGGCCCGATCCCCGCATCGGCGCCCCACCAGGGCCGTGCCGGATCGGTGGCGGCCTCCCCCTTTCGCTGGACCGGCTCCACGGCCCGAATGGCGCCGTGCAACCGTTCGAGCACCTCGGGCGGCATCGCATCGACCCGATCGAGGATGGCGGCAGCCCGGGGATCGGTGGCCCGGGCCTCCCGTTTCTCGGCGTCGGAGAGCGTGAGCGTACGCAGCGAGAGGATCTCGTCGATCTCGGTCGCGTCGTGCAGGTCGCCCGGGCTCTCCGGCGCGATCCGCGGATGGTCGTACAGGATGATGGGTGACGAGAGCAGGACGTCAGCGGTGCCCGGGTCGCCGGCCAGCACCGGGAATGTGTGCACGTTGCGGCACTCCCGCGTCGCGTGCGCCGCCCATTCGGGCGGGTCGAGCAGGGACAGGAAGCGCCCCCGGCTGACGGTGGCCAGCGTGTGCGTCGCGAGCAGGCAGCACCGCAGCGCCTCGTCCCGCGGGCTGTCCACCGGAGTCGTCCGATCCGTGTTCTCGACGCGGATTCGGAGCCGCAGCAACCGGAAGGGCGCCTGGCACGGGACGGCGGAGACGGTGACCGATGCGAGCAACGGCCATCGCCGGCGCACCACCCGCCCGACCGGCTCGCCGCGGTCGTCGACCAACGGCTCGACGTCCTCCCCGCCGGGCACCCGGATGTCAAGGCGGCGGCCATGCCGCAGGTCGGCGACCGGAGCCTCGATGTCGAACTCCCGCGGCACCGCCTCGTCGAAGCTGAACTCCGTACGGCCACCGACCTCGACCCGGTCGACCGGCCGGTACACCGCGTCGGCCGTACGTAGCTCCGCCACCTTGCGTTGCAGGTGCAGGAACCGCAACCGGATCCGAACGCTCGCCGTGTCCGGCGCTTCCACCAGGCATTCGGTCTGCTGCCACGGGGACTCGGCCGAGCCGGCCAGACCGCTGTCGACCAGGCCGTGTGCCTCCCCCCAGGCCGGGGGCACGAGGACACCGAACTGCCAGCGGACGCGGTTTTTCACGGAAGACCGCCGGTAGGGGTAGAGCAGGTAACCCTCGTACAGGATCGCCTCCGCGATCGTCTCGGCGCCGTCGATGCGGGCGCTGGGGCAGTCCGTCTGCACGGTGCTCAACCCCCTCCACAGGCACGTAGAAACCCGCTCCGGCACGCGGTCACCCTGGTCTAGCCAATCCGGCAGCTCGGCCGTAAGTGCGCATCGTCGGTAGGTGACGACCGCACTCACCGCACCGGTGGAACCTGGCCGGGCCGGTGGACGTCCCCGCATGTCCCCGGCGTTCCGGGGGTACGCAGGCAGGCCGAAACGAGCCGAGGGAGGCCCCGATGGGCGACGCCGCCGCTGATCAGCCGGGAGGTCGCGGACGGACAACCAGTCCCGCCGAGCGCCTGGCGGAGGACGTGGCCGAGGTGGTGCGCGAGGAGGTACGGGCGGTGCGGACGCAGTTGGCGGACGCCGCTCGCCCCGCCGGGCTCGGCTTCGTGCTCCTGGTCGCTGCCGGAGGGTGCGCAGTTCTGGGTGTCGGGGCGGCCTCGACGACCGTGCTGCGCATGCTGGAGGCGTTCCTGCCGAGACGGCTGGCGGCGGCGGGGCTGACCGCCGGGTACCTGGCCGCTGCCGCGTACCTCGGCGGCCTGGGCCTGGACCGGCTGCGTTCGGCGGGCGGAAGCTCCGCACGACTGGCTGACGAGGTCCGCGATGCCGTCTCGACCACCGCGGGCCGGGTGGTGCCCGCCGGTTCCTCCGCCGCTCGGGACGAATTCCGGCGCTGACGACGTCCGGCATTCCGAGAGCCTAGGTTGATGCCCTGGTCGGCCGCTTCAGTCTGATCACTTTAGTGCGAGCCACTGCTCTGCGGCCTAACCGCGTGCTCGGCGCGGATCGGTGTCCAGGACGACTTGATGGTGGACGAGCTTCCACTGTCCGTCGTTGCGGCGAAGTGTCGAGCGGTATTCCCCACTCTCCTCGATCGTCGAACGTCCAGGCCTGAATTCGTCGCCTGGCCGGACGACGAACTCCTCGAAGAGTGCCTCCAGGCTCGCGCGGTCACCATTGACCTCGATGATGTGGCCGTGGATCAGCGCGCGGCCCCGGGCCCCGGGCGGGAACTTCTTGTTCGCCACGGCATCCGCGATTTCCTGATGTCCAGTCAGCGTGATGAGGGTCTCCAGCGTGCCGGCGTTGTCCCAGCCGATGTCGACTCTGCCGTCAACGTCGAAGAGCATCGCCAGCGCCGCTCCGTCCCGGCGGTTGACCGCTCGGGCGTAGCGGGCAAGCACCTGTTGCACCTGGTGTTCGTCACTCATTGCATGGCTCCTGTGTCGTGTGCGCATGGAAGGTCCGGGCCGGAACGCCGCCAGAGGTGAGGCGTTCCGGCCTCGGGATCAGGTGAAGTTGGCCCCGCCGTCGACGAGGAAGGACTGGCCGTTGACATAGGCGCCGTCGTCGGAGAAGAGGAACGCCACGGTTCCGGCGAGGTCCTCCGGTACGCCCAGGCGCGGCGACCGTACGGTGGCCAGGATCTCCTCGCGGAACTTCTCGTCGGTCGACGCAAGGGCGGCCCCGGTGAGGATCACGCCGGGCGAGACCAGGTTGGCGCGGACGCCGCGCTTGCCGCCGACCGTCGCGGTGTGTCGGGTGAGCCCTACCAGCCCGCTCTTGGCGGCCTGGTAGGCGACGCGTACGTCCTCGCCCATCCACACCGCGCTGGACATGGTGTTCACGATCGATCCGGTGCCCTGGCCCATCATGATCGGCAGGGCGTGGCGGATGCCGTACATGTAGCCGGTCAGGGTGACGGCGATGGTGTGGTCCCAGACGTCCAGCGGGACGGAGGTGACGTCGCCGTCCCTGCCAAGGGTGCGCGCGGAGAGGTCGGCGGCCACGTTGTACAGGCCGTGGAGGCCGCCGAAGCGCTCCACCGTGAAGTCGATCAGCTCCTTGTACGACAGCTCGTCCGTGATGTCGAAGCCCTTGGCCACCGCCGTACCCCCGGCCGCGGTGATCGCGTCGGCGACTGCCGTGGCGTTGGCCTCGTTGAGGTCGGCCGCCACGACCTTCATGCCTTCCTCCGCCAGACGGATCGCGGTCGCGCCGCCGATGTTCCCTGCCGCGGCACCCGCGATGATGGCCACCTTGCCCTGCAGTCCTCGCATGGTTCTCTTCCTTTCTTCGGTGTTTCCGGCCCGGCGCGCCGGGAGGGCCGGCGGGCCGGAGATGCGTGATGTGCCGGTGAGCGGACGGTCGCCGTCCAGGGGGCGAGGTCAGCCCTCCAGGAAGGGGTAGTCCGTGTAGCCGGTGGCGCCGCCGTAGAACGTGGCCGGGTCCGGCTCGTTGTAGGGGCCGGCCTGCGCGATGCGCCGCGGCAGGTCGGGGTTGGCCAGGAAGGCGGTGGCGAAGGCGACGACATCGGCGACGCCGGAGTCCAGGGCGTCGCGGGCCTCCTCGTGCGGCGGGCGCGGCGCGTCCTCCGCGTGCGGATTGAGGACCAGCTTGCCGGGCCACAGGGCGCGCAGCTCCTCGGTCAGGCGTCGCCGTCCCGGCCACTCCCGCATGTCGACGAAGGCCAGGCCGAGCGGCGCCAGAGCCGCGAAGAGTGCCCGGTAGAGCGCTTCGGTGTCCGCCTCCTCGATGCCCATCACCGGCGAGGCCGGCGAGACCCGCAGCGCCGTGCGCTCCGCGCCGATCTCCTTGGCGACCGCCTCGACGACCGCCACCGCGAAGCGGATCCTGTTCTCGGCCGGGCCGCCCCAGCGGTCGGTGCGGACATTGGCCTTCGAGCAGAAGAACTGCTGGATCAGGAAGCCGTTGGCGCCGTGCAGTTCCACACCGTCGAAGCCGGCGGCGATGGCCAGGCGGGCCGCGTGGACGAAGTCGTCGATGGTGGTCTGGATGTCCTCCTCGGTCATGGCGCGGGGCACCGGCATGTCCCTCATCCCGCTCGGGGTGTAGATCTGCTCGGGCGTACGCACCGCGGAGGGTGCCAGCGGCACGAGGTCGTTGTCGGGACTGAAGACGCGCCCGCCGTGCATCAGCTGGGCGTAGATCACCGCGCCGGCCTCGTGCGCCGCGTCCGTCACCTGCCGCCAGGAAGCCGCCTGCTCTTCGTTGGTCAGCAACGGGGTGCCGGGGAACGACCGTGCCTGCGTGCTGGGGTAGATGGCCTCGGTCACGATGAGGCCGGCGGACGCCCGCTGGCGGTAGTACTCCGCCACCTGTGGCGTCGCGGTGCCGTCGGCTGCCACGCGGTTGCGGGTCATCGGGGCGACGGCGAAGCGGTTGGCGAGCTTCACGCTTCCCAGCTCGATCGGGCTGAAGGCATCGATCATGGTTGTTCGACTCTCTGGGAGATCCGGCGGCTGTCCGCCCCGAGGGTCCGACGGGCCTGCTGCATGAGCGGAACTCCGACGGAGCGATATGATTGCTAGGTCAAGCAACCATGGCCCGAATTAATTCCTTCGTCAAGGAAGTAACATGGGTGATGTGAACGACTCCGCAGACGAGCGCCTCCAGCCGCTCACCCCCGTCGAAGAAGCCGTCGTCCGCGCGCTGGGCCGGATCATGCACGCCCTGCCGCGTGCCATCGACCTGGACATGCGGCAGGAGCAGCATCTGCCGCTCATTGACTACGACGCGCTCATGCACCTGTCCGAGGCGCCGGAACGACGAATGCGCATGAGCGAACTCGCAACCGCCTGCGAGCTGTCACTGAGCGGGATGTCCCGTCTCGCCGCCCACCTGGAGAGCGAGGGCCTCGTCCGGCGCGTCAGGAGCGAGAACGACGCCAGGGTCTCGTACGCCGTCCTCACCGACGCTGGCTTCGCCCGCCTGGAACGGGCCTGGCCGACCAACCTCGCGAGCATACGCCGCAACTTCCTCGACCATCTGCAAGGCCTCGACCTCGCCATGCTGGCCAAGGCTTTCGAACGGACGGCCACCCCGGGCGACGCGGCGCAGGAGCGCCAGCCCGGCGAGGCCCCGCCGTCCTGATCGACGCCATCACTATCCGCGGCACGGCCGACATCACCGTTCCCAAATCTCTGGCTGACTTGCAGCGCCCGGAAGGCGGCGCGTACTGAGCACCGCGCCGCGGGTCCGGTGCTGGAGTGGACCACCCGACGCCGCAAATGACGCCTATTGGTCTCTCTTAGCCGTAACATCCTGCACGCCGGGCTTCATCTGTCCGCTGTTCGTCGACTCGTAGACGATCTTGGCGATCCGCCGGTCGGCGTCGACAGACGCCGGAGCCACGGCAGCTCCATGTGCCACGCCGCAACTCATGCCGCAACCGGTGTGCGCCGGGTGTGAGCCAGGTGTGAGCGGAGCGTGAGCCGATCGTGAGCGCGTGCCGTCAATCTTGGCCCTGGCCGATGAATTCCGACGGAGAGGTCTCGGGCCATGATGCGGTGGATCGTCGGGTCGAGTGTCAAATATCAACGACTGGTACTCGCCATCGCCGTCGCGCTGATGGCCGTCGGCTTCGTACAGCTTCGCAACACGTCCGTCGAGGCCCTGCCCGAGTTCGGGCCGGTGCGGGTGGACGTGCAGGTCGAGGCGCTAGGACTCTCCGCCGAAGAGGTGGAGAATCTGATCACCAACCCGATGGAGAACGAGTTCTTCAACGGGATCCCGTGGTTGGCCAAGCTCGAGTCCCGCACGCTGCCGGGATTGTCGTCCATGGAGATGACGTTCGAGCCGGGCACCGACCCGATCCGGGCCAGGCAGGTGGTGCAGGAGCGGCTGACCATGGTCGCCATGCTGCCGGCCGCGTCGTCGCGGCCGCCGCTGGTGGTGCAGCCCCTCTCGTCGACCAGTCGGCTCATGATGATCGGTCTCTCGTCCCAGGATCGCTCACTGATCGACATGTCGCTGCTGTCGCGCTGGACGATCGTGCCCCGCCTGCTGAGCGTCCCCGGCGTGGCCAACGTTTCCATCTGGGGGTTCCGTGACCGGCAACTGCAGGTGCAGGTCGATCCCGCCAAGCTGATGCAGCACGGCGTCACGCTGGACCAGGTGCTGCGCACGTCGGCGAATGCACTTTGGGTCTCGCCGCTGACCTTTGTGGAGGCCTCGACCCCCGGACTCGGCGGTTTCATCGACACCGCCAACCAGCGGATCGAGATCCAGCACAACCAGCCGATCAAGACCGCCGCGGATCTTGGCAAGGTCACCGTTCAGGGGGCCGAGGACCGCGGGGTGCTGCTGGGCGACGTCACCCAGATCGTCGAGGACCACCAGCTCCTCATCGGCGACGCGGTCGTCAAGGACGCCCCGAGCCTCATGCTCGTGGTGGAGAGGTTCCCGGGCGCCAAGGTCGCGGACGTGACCCGGGACGTGGAGGCCGCACTCGACGAGTTGCAGCCCGCCATGCCGAACGTCCAGATCGACACGACGGTGTACCGGCCGGCCACCTTCATCGAGAAGATGGTGGACAACCTCACCGCCACGCTGATCCTCGGCGCCATCCTCCTGCTGCTGGTGCTCGGCGCCTTCCTGTTCAGCTGGCGCACCGCGCTGGTCAGCCTGCTGACCATCGCGTCCTCCGTGGCGGTGACGCTGCTCGTGCTCTCCTGGTTCGGCGTGGCCCTCAACATGATGTCCCTGGCGGGGCTGGTGATGGCCCTCGCCATCGTCGTGGACGACGCGGTGGTCGCCGTCGACAACGTCAGGCAACGGCTGCGGCAGCGCCGCGAGGATGGCGTGGAGGAGCCCGTCCCCGACACCATCCGGGCAGCCATCCTCGAGGCACGCGGCCCGCTCTTCGTCGCCGCCGTCATCGCCGCGGTCTCGGTCGTGCCCCTCTTCATCCTCGACGGGGTGCGCGGCGCTTTCCTCACCCCGGTCGCCCAGGGCTTCCTGGCCGCCACGGTGGTCTCACTGGTGGTCGCGCTGACGGTCGCCCCCGTGCTGGCCACGCTCCTGCTCTCCCGGTCGTCGCTGCAGCACGGCCAGTCGCCGCTCGCCCGAGCGCTGGAGCGGGCGTACGCCGGGCTGCTGCCCCGGCTGCTCCGCCGGCCCGTCTGGTCCTATGCCCTGGTCGGCCTCCTCGTCGTGGCGGGCCTGGCCGCCCTGCCGTTCCTCGGTTCGCGGCCGCTGTCGCCGACGCTTCAGGAGCGGGACCTGCTGATCACCTGGGAGGCACCGCCCGGCACGTCGCGACCGGAGATGAACCGGATCACGGGCGCCCTCAGTGGCGAGTTGCGGGCCGTCCGAGGAGTACGCAACGTCGGCGCCCACACCGGGCGGGCGCTGGCGTCGGACCAGGTCGTCAACATGAACTCGGGAGAGGTGTGGCTCAGCATCGACCCGGCGGCCGACTACGGCCGAACCCTGACCGCCGTTCAGCGGGTGGTGGACGGCTACCCGGGGGTGCAGAGCGACGTGATCACCTACTCGGACAAGCGAGTCCGCGAAGTGGTGACCCGTGGTGCGACGGAGGACCTCATCGTGCGCATCTACGGCAACGACTATGCGGTTCTCAACGAGAAGGCCCAGGAGGTCCTCGGCATCATCTCCGCCGTCGACGGCGTCACCGAGCCACGGGTACGGAGCGCGGAGGTCGCGCCGACGGTGGAGATCGAGGTCTCCGTGGCCAAGGCTGCGAAGTACGGCCTGAAGCCGGGCGACGTGCGCCGGGCGGCCGCCACCCTCGTCTCGTCCACGGTCGCGGGCAACCTCTTCGACGACCAGAAGGTGTTCGAGGTCGTCGTGTGGGGCGTCCCCGCGGTGCGCCAGAACATGTCCACCATCCAGAACCTGCTGATCGACGCGCCGGTGGGTGGCCCCGGTGGCGGCCCGACCCAGGTGCGCCTGGCCGATGTTGCCGACGTAAGGATCGTGGCGAAGCCGGAGGTCATCACACACGACCAGGTGTCCCGCAGCATGGACGTCGTCGCGAACGTGCGCGGGCGTGGTCTGGGTGCCGTCACGAGCGAGGTCAAGGACCGGCTCGCGCAGGTGACCTTCCCCCGTGAGCACCACCTGGAGGTGCTCGGAGAGGCCCAGGCAAAGGCAAGTTCCGACTTCCGGGTCTGGACCGTCGTGATCGGCGCCGTGATCCTGATCTTCTTCCTGCTCCAGGCCGGCTTCGCTAGCTGGCGGGTGGCGTCGCTGTACTTCCTGCTCCTGCCGACGGCACTGGCGGGCGGGCTGCTGCTGGCGGCCATCGACCGGTCGGCAGTCTCGGTGGTCGCGCTGCTGGGGC
Proteins encoded:
- a CDS encoding nickel-dependent hydrogenase large subunit — protein: MTATKAKPAAGKKPGELVEMAWDPITRIIGNLGVYTKIDFANRVVAECHTTSSLFRGYSVFMKGKDPRDAGFITSRICGICGDNHTTCSVYAQNMAYGIKTPPLAEWIINLGEAAEYMFDHTLFQDNLVFVDFCEAMVKQTNPSVLARAENTEAPGRDIHGYRTIADIMRAYNPFEGAVYREALKVSRITREMFCMMEGRHVHPSTVYPGGVGTMPEPTLFTDYLSRLIRILDFVKQAIAMNDDVFNFWYEALPGYEEVGRRRVLLGCWGAFQNPDVVDYRYEHMTNWGRAMHVSPGIVVDGKLLTTDLVDINLGIRILLGSSYYKDWVGEEEPFVNYDPLGNPVDIRHPWNQTTLPDPQKRDFGDKYSWVMSPRWFDKTSGEHLALDTGGGPFARLYVTALAKLVETPYVKSTGHSVLISLPKSDRLPATTLEWKIPRWSNALERDRARAYFIAYAAAMSLYFLERAMERMRGGDMRVFAEFDVPDEAIGCGFHEAVRGTLSHHIVIRDRKIANYHPYPPTPWNASPRDSFGTPGPYEDAIQNTPIFEENGPDTFKGVDIMRAVRSFDPCLPCGVHMYVGGGRTLKKIHSPMFGASHG
- a CDS encoding hydrogenase expression protein HypE: MTQGVREPRAVLPREHGFDEVTILWISEGMSCDGDSVSMTASGQPGIEDIVLGLVPGLPKVNLHNKVLAPAAGGEEFLAPYRRAARGEMTEPFILVIEGSIPNENINGDGYWTSFGNDERTGEPLTLNWWIDRLAPKAWAVVAAGTCATYGGIHAMAGNPTGCMGLADYLGWDFRSTGGLPIVNVPGCPIQPENFMETLTWVLYHAAGSAPPPPLDHLLRPQWLFGKTVHEGCDRAAYYEQADFAKDYNSPKCQVKIGCWGPVINCNVPKRGWMGGVGGCPNVGGICIGCTMPGFPDKFMPFMDMPPGGSLSTLLIKPYGAVIRRLRGLTNATANREPKWHHNGPELTSGYNPRWRPYGPADPRRQAARERNRP
- a CDS encoding hemerythrin domain-containing protein; translation: MDAVELLEHDHRVVEQLFRDYHAAASDAQRRAVVEILVRELSKHAALEELLFYPFAAKVLDDGQVEGHLAGHAPIKELLLDLDRCGAGDPAQNDLMERLASAVARHVRNDEDQLMPCLRQQADEQALRELGHEIDQGKQRAPTRPHPHAPDKPPALALAAPVAAIYDRLRDRMEGRPRT
- a CDS encoding hydrogenase/urease maturation nickel metallochaperone HypA → MHETGLSEAIVAAAVRRAAGRRVTGLRVRIGGHSVDSTVITQGIQVAAAGTVAAGAAVDLVLEPMTVACHDCGRSAPVDDHLAMVACPRCGSVDIDVTGSEDVVLESITVDVDVREPA
- a CDS encoding hydrogenase maturation protease; amino-acid sequence: MRSDGSGRILVAGIGNIFLGDDAFGVEVVRRLRDAVLPARVDVSDYGIRGMHLAYDLLDGRHDVLVMVDALPLDEPPGTLAVLQVDLDDPGWTLRPADVLDAPAADAHGMDPESVLRLLCGLGGRVGRVLVVGCRPASTEEHMGLSAPVAAAIDEAVRMVSGIVREEAARLDTAGERQETRPQTAADREVTTHA
- a CDS encoding phage holin family protein, encoding MGDAAADQPGGRGRTTSPAERLAEDVAEVVREEVRAVRTQLADAARPAGLGFVLLVAAGGCAVLGVGAASTTVLRMLEAFLPRRLAAAGLTAGYLAAAAYLGGLGLDRLRSAGGSSARLADEVRDAVSTTAGRVVPAGSSAARDEFRR
- a CDS encoding nuclear transport factor 2 family protein translates to MSDEHQVQQVLARYARAVNRRDGAALAMLFDVDGRVDIGWDNAGTLETLITLTGHQEIADAVANKKFPPGARGRALIHGHIIEVNGDRASLEALFEEFVVRPGDEFRPGRSTIEESGEYRSTLRRNDGQWKLVHHQVVLDTDPRRARG
- a CDS encoding SDR family NAD(P)-dependent oxidoreductase, encoding MRGLQGKVAIIAGAAAGNIGGATAIRLAEEGMKVVAADLNEANATAVADAITAAGGTAVAKGFDITDELSYKELIDFTVERFGGLHGLYNVAADLSARTLGRDGDVTSVPLDVWDHTIAVTLTGYMYGIRHALPIMMGQGTGSIVNTMSSAVWMGEDVRVAYQAAKSGLVGLTRHTATVGGKRGVRANLVSPGVILTGAALASTDEKFREEILATVRSPRLGVPEDLAGTVAFLFSDDGAYVNGQSFLVDGGANFT
- a CDS encoding alkene reductase, which produces MIDAFSPIELGSVKLANRFAVAPMTRNRVAADGTATPQVAEYYRQRASAGLIVTEAIYPSTQARSFPGTPLLTNEEQAASWRQVTDAAHEAGAVIYAQLMHGGRVFSPDNDLVPLAPSAVRTPEQIYTPSGMRDMPVPRAMTEEDIQTTIDDFVHAARLAIAAGFDGVELHGANGFLIQQFFCSKANVRTDRWGGPAENRIRFAVAVVEAVAKEIGAERTALRVSPASPVMGIEEADTEALYRALFAALAPLGLAFVDMREWPGRRRLTEELRALWPGKLVLNPHAEDAPRPPHEEARDALDSGVADVVAFATAFLANPDLPRRIAQAGPYNEPDPATFYGGATGYTDYPFLEG
- a CDS encoding MarR family winged helix-turn-helix transcriptional regulator produces the protein MNDSADERLQPLTPVEEAVVRALGRIMHALPRAIDLDMRQEQHLPLIDYDALMHLSEAPERRMRMSELATACELSLSGMSRLAAHLESEGLVRRVRSENDARVSYAVLTDAGFARLERAWPTNLASIRRNFLDHLQGLDLAMLAKAFERTATPGDAAQERQPGEAPPS